Part of the Deferrivibrio essentukiensis genome is shown below.
GGCATTTAGTTCCGTCTCTGTTGTCAGCAACGCGCTAAGGCTGAAAAGATGGAAATTTGAAAGTAGTAATGAGTGATTTGTTATGAATATAAACAAACACCAAGGAGGAAAAAGATGAAAGAGGTCAAAATCACAGTAAACGGGATGAGTTGCCACCATTGTAAAAATGCAGTGGAATCAGCTCTCAAAAATCTTGACGGAGTAGAAAATGCTGAAGTAAAC
Proteins encoded:
- a CDS encoding copper ion binding protein, whose amino-acid sequence is MKEVKITVNGMSCHHCKNAVESALKNLDGVENAEVNLAEKSVKVVFDDAVANLEKIYSEIEEAGYEPVK